A DNA window from Mya arenaria isolate MELC-2E11 chromosome 17, ASM2691426v1 contains the following coding sequences:
- the LOC128223971 gene encoding fatty acid-binding protein, brain-like encodes MSGMEAFIGSWREEEKEGYEEMATALGLPAEKKDFFKNARTEITYRGAGDFWEIDVGMQGVPQKRTFKFKPGEQYESASLDGSPMKSVVTVDGDKLVEKHTDDNLNGMDMNITRNIEGGKMIVETQVGDFRMRSKYGRI; translated from the exons ATGTCCGGAATGGAAGCTTTCATTGGTAGCTGGCGGGAAGAGGAGAAGGAAGGATATGAGGAAATGGCCACGGCCTTAG GTTTACCAGCTGAGAAGAAAGATTTCTTTAAGAACGCACGGACGGAGATAACGTATCGCGGCGCCGGCGACTTCTGGGAGATTGACGTCGGTATGCAGGGCGTCCCGCAAAAGCGGACCTTCAAATTTAAGCCCGGAGAACAGTACGAATCGGCCTCATTGGATGGCTCACCTATGAAG AGTGTTGTAACAGTCGATGGAGATAAACTTGTCGAGAAACACACAGACGATAACTTAAATGGGATGGATATGAACATTACCAGAAATATAGAAGGAGGCAAAATGATAGTG GAAACACAAGTGGGCGATTTTCGAATGCGGTCAAAGTACGGGCGTATATAG